The region GAAAAGGTAAATCCTGAGGTTGAGAAGGAGATCATTAAGAAAACATTAAAAGCATTAAGTTAGTGGAGGCTGAAATTGAAGATAGACAAGAAGAGCTTAAAAAGGATTGTTAAGGTTCTTTTAAACAAAGTTCCAAAGGAAGAGGCTGCATTAATAAAAGTTTCTGATGATCTTACACTTATTCAGGAGATATACAGAAAAGATAAAGATTTCAGGAATTTCATACTTAACCCTTCAGCTCCGTATGAGGATAAAAAGAAGATAATAGATTCTCTTTCCGAAAAGGCGGGACTTGATCCTGTTGTGAAAGAGGCTCTGGAATACATAGTAAAAACGAACAAAGGAAATCTACTGAAGATTATAGGTGATGAGTTCAGATTTGAGGTTGAGAAGTTCTTTGCAACTGTGAAAGGAGAGATAATAACAGCCTATCCTATTGATGAGGAAACAATAAACAGCGTGAAAGAGGTTGTTGAGAAGAAGCTCGGTAAAAAGGTTGAGTTTGATATAAAGCAAGATCCATCAATCATAGGTGGAATAATTGTTAAAGCTGGAAGTTATATACTTGATTCATCTTTAAAAACTTATCTTCAAAAGTTAGAACAGCAGTTAACAGCCTTTTAAATTGTTAAAAATTTAAGAAAGATAAAGGAGGTTTTAGATGTCTGCAATAAGAGCTGAGGAGATATTAGAAGGTTTAAAGAAACAGCTTGAGGAATTTGAAGCCAAGGCTAACCTTGAAGAAGTTGGTATGGTTCTTCAGGTTGGTGACGGTGTTGCAAGGGTTTTCGGACTTGAGAAAGCGATGTACGGCGAGATGGTTGAGTTTGAAAACGGAAAGCTCGGTGTTGCTTTTAACCTTGAGGAAGATAACGTTGGTGTAATTCTCCTTGGAGATGAGACAGGAATAGAAGAGGGAACTATAGTAAAAAGAACAG is a window of Persephonella marina EX-H1 DNA encoding:
- the atpH gene encoding ATP synthase F1 subunit delta, which translates into the protein MKIDKKSLKRIVKVLLNKVPKEEAALIKVSDDLTLIQEIYRKDKDFRNFILNPSAPYEDKKKIIDSLSEKAGLDPVVKEALEYIVKTNKGNLLKIIGDEFRFEVEKFFATVKGEIITAYPIDEETINSVKEVVEKKLGKKVEFDIKQDPSIIGGIIVKAGSYILDSSLKTYLQKLEQQLTAF